From the Oleiphilus messinensis genome, one window contains:
- the yegD gene encoding molecular chaperone has product MYAGFDYGTSNCAVGVVKNEKSNGGIELLPLEAGNPFMPSALYSLAKELIPENVGLSIENPEEKEAYIRSRSGFLEQARRVRREEGINDQDQSLYFGNAAFDQYFSFPGQGYFVKSPKSYLGASGLRPEFVSFFEDIVSSMMIHVKQQAELNLADTIQHVVIGRPVNFQGLNAEQSNRQAIDILTASAKRAGFKSVEFLYEPLAAGLDFEARLTEDKTVLVVDIGGGTTDCAMVRMGPNHRTQQVREQDFLGHSGERIGGNDLDILLAGRELMPLFGMKSKLKSGLPMPTQVYWDAVSTNNVSAQSSFSSQKTELLLDQLAMDAAEPHLLDRFIALREEKQNFHVVRSAEQCKMMLSTTEADFVDLSYVEPGLGQEISRAQFAQAIERPLAKMSALMDEAIAQAGCRPDLVYLTGGSGKSLDIRNMVAEKLGQVDMLDGNHFGSVTAGLTVWSRKLFA; this is encoded by the coding sequence ATGTATGCAGGCTTTGACTATGGCACCTCGAACTGCGCGGTAGGTGTGGTTAAAAATGAGAAGAGCAATGGTGGTATCGAGTTGCTGCCACTGGAAGCGGGTAACCCTTTTATGCCGTCTGCGCTCTACAGCCTGGCGAAAGAACTCATTCCCGAAAATGTAGGATTGTCCATTGAAAACCCGGAAGAGAAGGAGGCTTACATACGTTCCCGATCCGGGTTTCTGGAGCAGGCAAGACGAGTCCGCCGGGAAGAGGGGATCAATGACCAGGACCAGAGCCTGTATTTCGGGAACGCCGCGTTTGATCAGTACTTTAGCTTTCCGGGGCAGGGGTATTTTGTAAAGTCACCGAAGTCATATCTTGGTGCGAGCGGTTTAAGGCCCGAATTTGTGAGTTTTTTTGAGGATATTGTTTCTTCAATGATGATTCACGTGAAGCAACAGGCGGAACTTAATCTTGCAGATACGATCCAGCATGTCGTGATCGGCAGGCCAGTTAACTTTCAAGGTCTGAATGCAGAGCAGAGTAACCGTCAGGCAATTGATATATTGACCGCATCGGCAAAAAGGGCCGGGTTCAAATCCGTTGAATTTCTCTATGAGCCGCTTGCCGCCGGTTTGGATTTTGAAGCACGTCTGACGGAAGACAAAACCGTGCTGGTGGTTGATATCGGTGGTGGTACTACCGATTGTGCCATGGTCCGGATGGGGCCAAACCATCGTACTCAACAGGTGAGGGAGCAGGATTTTCTGGGGCACAGTGGAGAACGTATCGGCGGTAATGACCTGGATATTTTACTGGCTGGACGGGAATTGATGCCGTTGTTTGGTATGAAATCCAAGTTGAAGAGTGGTCTCCCCATGCCTACGCAGGTTTATTGGGATGCCGTAAGTACCAATAATGTTTCAGCCCAGTCCAGTTTTAGCAGTCAGAAAACTGAACTGTTGCTGGATCAGCTGGCCATGGATGCGGCCGAGCCCCATTTGTTGGATCGCTTTATAGCCTTGCGTGAAGAAAAGCAGAATTTCCATGTAGTGCGCAGTGCAGAGCAGTGCAAAATGATGTTATCTACCACTGAAGCAGATTTTGTTGATTTATCCTATGTCGAACCTGGATTAGGTCAGGAAATCAGTCGCGCACAGTTTGCCCAGGCAATCGAACGGCCACTCGCAAAAATGTCGGCGTTGATGGATGAGGCCATTGCACAGGCGGGATGCCGTCCTGATCTTGTCTATTTGACCGGGGGCTCAGGGAAGTCGCTGGATATCCGTAACATGGTTGCGGAGAAGCTGGGTCAAGTGGACATGCTGGATGGTAACCATTTTGGTAGTGTGACTGCCGGTTTGACGGTGTGGTCCCGGAAATTGTTTGCTTAA
- a CDS encoding ABC transporter substrate-binding protein produces MSSTLKAGFYKLLILLTLSPNPAFARDCIGLVTGSGDNFWKEVYQGAKKAGDEFNYRIHYRGPSTEAGHEAQGIILEAFSTLGCVGLLLAPNHPDRIEQVEAIRNKNIVTMFIDRGLPNLKDIPVVATDNYAAGRFAAKNMVPLLPPNAQNIAVFRLQKDVVTTTAREQGFIDEITKHGLQVVIDAYGGTNVGDVKYTVYKALKNSPVAIHGIFTPNETTTIGAVEGTALLYLPTSPILIGFDANDYIKKAIKENKLTGTVVQKPHDMGYIGVALIHNFLKSGSPPKSVVTGLEFLSKNMESVKSANGEAH; encoded by the coding sequence ATGTCGTCCACCTTAAAAGCTGGATTTTACAAATTGTTGATACTTCTCACACTGAGCCCAAATCCAGCTTTCGCCCGTGATTGCATTGGGCTGGTTACAGGTTCAGGTGATAATTTTTGGAAAGAAGTTTATCAGGGCGCCAAGAAGGCAGGGGATGAATTCAATTATCGTATTCACTACAGAGGCCCGAGCACGGAAGCGGGCCATGAAGCGCAAGGTATTATCCTGGAAGCGTTCTCGACTCTGGGGTGTGTCGGCCTGCTCCTGGCCCCGAATCATCCGGATCGAATTGAGCAGGTTGAAGCAATTCGCAATAAGAATATCGTGACCATGTTCATCGATCGCGGGCTTCCCAACCTCAAGGATATTCCCGTGGTGGCGACCGATAATTATGCTGCGGGCCGCTTCGCAGCTAAAAACATGGTGCCTTTACTCCCACCTAATGCACAAAACATTGCAGTGTTTCGACTTCAGAAAGATGTTGTAACGACGACCGCACGAGAACAAGGGTTTATTGATGAAATTACAAAACATGGCTTACAAGTGGTGATCGATGCCTACGGCGGTACAAACGTAGGGGACGTAAAATATACGGTTTATAAGGCCCTTAAGAATAGCCCTGTTGCCATACATGGCATCTTCACGCCAAATGAAACCACGACGATTGGCGCTGTTGAAGGCACTGCACTGTTGTATTTGCCCACGTCCCCCATATTGATCGGATTTGATGCTAACGACTACATCAAAAAGGCCATTAAAGAAAACAAACTCACTGGAACTGTGGTACAAAAGCCACACGACATGGGCTACATCGGCGTTGCCTTGATCCACAATTTTCTAAAATCCGGCTCGCCACCGAAATCTGTCGTGACAGGGCTGGAGTTTTTGAGCAAAAACATGGAATCAGTCAAGTCGGCCAACGGTGAAGCGCATTAG
- a CDS encoding helix-turn-helix transcriptional regulator, with protein sequence MKKIDYDIPLFPTQYAQLLTNFLQSNPQKPDINQQISILEKSLAALESDFMTLQEILRILGTLPSITEDETLPFQFGKALNFTEHGLLGYVWLAKIDPMQLVDALVQHMSIKLPFFQLTTDRETFCIHIQLHDLWELGEARAFLAKIYFGSIYALAEKICGNVEIECDFSGHGPACLTADGTPTQAHVTWKFDCECNRITLQQVKFMESAEKQQFMQSMLSPDHTVPSEPDSHFDNGNQQHNSLEAIVASLVKKSFKDANIESIALQLGIGSRHLRKQLAAEGTSFKEIKSEIRKKFALLYVTETGISLHDIAQMLGFGDQASFTRAYRSWTGTTPGDARRLATKQPDIQ encoded by the coding sequence ATGAAGAAAATCGACTACGACATTCCACTTTTCCCAACTCAATACGCTCAACTTTTAACCAATTTCTTGCAATCAAACCCACAAAAACCGGATATCAATCAGCAGATTTCAATCCTGGAAAAGTCGTTGGCGGCGCTCGAGTCAGATTTCATGACACTGCAGGAGATATTACGGATATTGGGCACACTTCCATCCATCACTGAAGATGAAACCCTTCCTTTCCAATTTGGCAAAGCGCTTAATTTTACCGAACATGGCCTCTTGGGTTATGTGTGGCTGGCCAAGATTGACCCAATGCAACTGGTTGATGCGCTGGTTCAACACATGAGCATCAAGCTCCCCTTCTTTCAACTCACCACCGACCGGGAAACATTCTGCATTCATATACAACTTCACGATCTTTGGGAGCTCGGTGAGGCCAGAGCCTTTCTGGCCAAGATCTATTTCGGCAGTATTTATGCCCTCGCGGAAAAAATTTGTGGCAATGTCGAGATCGAGTGTGATTTTTCAGGCCACGGACCCGCCTGCCTCACCGCTGATGGCACCCCCACCCAAGCTCATGTGACCTGGAAGTTTGATTGCGAATGTAACCGAATTACCTTACAGCAAGTTAAATTTATGGAGTCGGCAGAAAAACAGCAATTCATGCAATCCATGCTGTCTCCAGATCATACCGTGCCAAGTGAACCCGACAGCCACTTCGACAATGGCAACCAGCAGCACAATTCTCTCGAAGCAATTGTTGCCTCCCTTGTCAAAAAGTCATTCAAGGATGCCAATATCGAAAGCATCGCGCTGCAACTTGGTATCGGTTCCCGACACCTGCGCAAACAACTGGCTGCAGAGGGAACCTCATTCAAGGAAATAAAGAGTGAAATACGGAAAAAGTTTGCCCTACTCTATGTCACCGAAACCGGGATTTCGTTACACGACATCGCCCAAATGCTCGGCTTTGGCGATCAGGCAAGTTTCACCCGCGCTTATCGCAGCTGGACCGGCACAACCCCCGGCGACGCCAGGCGTCTCGCTACCAAGCAACCCGATATTCAGTAG
- a CDS encoding substrate-binding periplasmic protein yields the protein MSTGGSIYIKLAFILLCKCCLFSSLVRGDEITLFVEDNFYPFSKEDGTGISNTIVLESFQLMGIQAKLTVYPFARLMANLENNVGLGGFNAVPVNDLPERYVFGSESIYDSYTYFYYHKNRPIQFSNLNELDRPDLRVGEVNGYIYSQEYLDLGFTRSKMKSDRHLIQMLMLNRLDLAYMTARVAEYHMRQLGIPEGTLVRVEGIGAAKLPLHVAFNREHPKAKYYADRLDRGLKLLKASGRYYEILNAIY from the coding sequence ATGTCAACTGGTGGTTCCATTTACATAAAGTTGGCGTTTATTCTGTTGTGTAAATGCTGCCTCTTCTCTTCTTTGGTGAGAGGTGACGAGATTACGCTGTTCGTAGAAGATAACTTTTATCCGTTTTCGAAAGAGGATGGTACGGGTATCTCAAATACAATAGTTCTCGAGTCGTTCCAATTAATGGGGATTCAGGCCAAGCTCACAGTTTATCCATTTGCCCGTTTGATGGCGAATCTGGAAAACAATGTGGGTCTTGGTGGCTTTAATGCTGTACCGGTCAATGACTTGCCCGAGCGTTATGTTTTTGGTTCAGAGTCGATTTATGATTCCTATACGTATTTCTATTACCATAAAAATCGACCCATTCAATTTTCCAACCTGAATGAGCTGGATCGTCCGGATCTTCGCGTTGGAGAGGTGAATGGTTACATTTACAGTCAGGAGTATCTCGATCTAGGGTTTACTCGGTCGAAAATGAAATCTGATCGGCATTTGATTCAAATGCTGATGTTAAACCGTTTGGATCTTGCCTATATGACCGCTCGGGTTGCAGAGTATCATATGCGACAGTTAGGCATACCGGAAGGCACTCTGGTGCGAGTTGAGGGTATCGGTGCCGCCAAATTACCCCTGCATGTTGCCTTTAATCGCGAGCACCCAAAAGCAAAGTATTATGCTGACCGGCTTGACCGAGGCTTGAAGCTGTTGAAGGCTTCTGGACGGTACTACGAAATCCTGAATGCCATCTACTGA
- a CDS encoding tetratricopeptide repeat protein — MTTSKAEIPKALLDGKRALVIDDMGAAVVIGKNMLLSLGSKIVETAGDYQNAFPKIAKKHYDIILCDFNLGKGLNGQQLLRDLRHINRLSYTTLFVVVSAERTHDIVLGTIECEPDGYIAKPFTQGDFKARITRLVEQQNIFKTFNEALDAKDYEAAFANARGIMSKLPKYRMLAIRKTAGILYELKRYNEALKLFDLALETHIQTWAQIGRAKCIAELGRNEDAISEFQDIISKNRLAVPAMDFLGICYLREGKRKEAQETIIRSTELSPMSIERQRWLGELSMDVGDLTTAVGANRAVIKLADGTLKENPKQYETYSRTMRKAVESETDKKKRSALIEEGRKTLKKALKKFEEAERLKLNDSLFRSLEKCEKGDTEEAIAIIEALSVRHKEVIDDDPELTIDIAESQFHAGDRPGGEARLRELMKKHPENKKLLERVQAIIDTPLPYYQRIFIAEMNRKGKSHYELDQLEDALVAFRKALEIYPQHPAINLNAVQVMLKMIDSGLRSDNALREADQYLSASVSLEPEHPEYERKEAFRRYLDKKLKTV; from the coding sequence ATGACCACCAGCAAAGCAGAAATTCCCAAAGCGCTCTTGGACGGTAAAAGAGCGCTCGTAATCGATGACATGGGCGCAGCAGTCGTCATTGGCAAAAACATGCTACTCTCCCTTGGCTCAAAGATAGTGGAGACCGCAGGCGACTACCAAAATGCCTTTCCAAAAATTGCCAAAAAACACTATGACATCATTTTATGTGACTTCAATCTGGGAAAAGGCCTGAACGGACAACAGTTGTTACGGGACTTGCGCCATATTAATCGCTTGAGCTACACGACCCTGTTTGTCGTCGTCTCTGCCGAACGAACCCACGATATTGTGTTGGGCACAATCGAATGTGAGCCTGACGGGTACATTGCCAAACCTTTTACCCAAGGCGATTTCAAAGCTCGAATTACGCGACTCGTTGAGCAACAGAACATATTCAAAACGTTCAATGAAGCACTGGATGCAAAAGATTACGAAGCTGCTTTTGCAAACGCCCGCGGCATTATGAGCAAGCTACCTAAATACAGAATGCTCGCGATTCGTAAAACGGCAGGGATCCTTTATGAACTCAAACGTTATAACGAAGCCCTGAAACTTTTCGATCTGGCACTGGAAACGCACATACAGACCTGGGCTCAAATCGGACGGGCAAAGTGTATTGCAGAATTAGGCCGCAATGAAGACGCGATCAGTGAATTCCAAGACATAATCTCAAAAAACCGTCTGGCAGTGCCCGCTATGGATTTTCTGGGCATTTGTTATCTACGAGAGGGTAAACGGAAAGAAGCACAGGAAACGATTATTCGTTCTACGGAACTCTCACCAATGAGCATCGAGCGACAGCGCTGGTTGGGGGAGCTGAGCATGGACGTTGGTGATTTAACAACCGCTGTTGGCGCGAACCGTGCGGTCATAAAACTGGCAGACGGCACCCTGAAAGAAAATCCCAAACAGTATGAAACCTACTCGCGCACTATGCGCAAAGCTGTGGAATCAGAAACCGATAAGAAAAAGCGCTCCGCCCTGATTGAAGAAGGCAGAAAAACACTCAAAAAGGCATTAAAAAAATTTGAAGAAGCAGAACGCCTTAAGCTGAATGATTCCTTGTTCCGCTCACTTGAAAAGTGTGAAAAGGGCGATACTGAGGAAGCAATTGCGATTATCGAAGCGCTGTCCGTACGCCACAAAGAAGTGATCGACGACGATCCAGAGCTGACAATAGACATCGCGGAGAGTCAGTTTCATGCAGGTGATCGGCCCGGTGGAGAAGCGAGACTGCGGGAGCTGATGAAGAAACACCCGGAAAATAAAAAGCTTCTGGAACGTGTTCAGGCAATCATTGACACACCTCTCCCCTATTACCAAAGGATTTTTATCGCGGAAATGAATCGCAAAGGCAAATCACACTATGAACTGGATCAACTTGAAGATGCGCTGGTTGCCTTCCGCAAAGCCTTGGAGATTTACCCGCAGCACCCGGCAATAAACCTAAATGCGGTTCAGGTTATGTTGAAAATGATCGATTCCGGCCTTCGCTCGGACAACGCATTGAGAGAGGCAGATCAATACTTGAGCGCCAGCGTCTCACTGGAACCCGAACACCCCGAATACGAGCGAAAAGAAGCCTTCCGGCGCTATCTCGACAAAAAATTGAAAACTGTTTAA
- a CDS encoding esterase/lipase family protein — MDKSITPPHIANLALESRVVFETGSGLLSLLTEKSQSIGSGKPVLVIPGFGASDMSTFILRNYLKRSGFEAHGWGLGINRGTTGKVRDSLIKKVAALHQKTNQKVAVVGWSLGGIFARELARNQTQHIDCVVTLASPFAGSPHGNRLFPIALLVSGKPFTKEDEQSFDRRTTPPPVRTLALHSRTDGIVNWKCSLEPIAAESFNDEVQCSHFGFPSNPQVLRKVAMFIAATPN, encoded by the coding sequence ATGGATAAGTCGATCACACCACCCCACATAGCAAACCTGGCACTGGAATCCAGAGTTGTATTCGAAACCGGATCGGGACTGCTGTCACTGCTGACCGAAAAAAGCCAATCCATCGGCTCAGGCAAACCCGTACTCGTAATCCCCGGGTTTGGTGCCAGTGATATGAGCACATTTATTTTGCGCAACTACCTCAAGCGCAGCGGTTTTGAGGCGCACGGCTGGGGCTTGGGCATCAATAGAGGCACTACCGGTAAAGTCCGGGATTCATTGATTAAAAAGGTCGCGGCGTTACATCAGAAGACCAATCAGAAAGTTGCGGTTGTGGGTTGGAGTTTAGGCGGCATTTTCGCCCGCGAGCTTGCCCGCAATCAAACCCAGCATATCGACTGCGTTGTGACGCTGGCCAGTCCTTTCGCGGGCTCCCCCCACGGCAATCGATTGTTTCCAATTGCCCTGCTTGTTTCAGGAAAACCTTTTACAAAAGAAGATGAACAAAGCTTTGACCGACGCACCACACCACCACCAGTGCGCACATTGGCGCTGCATAGCCGGACGGATGGCATCGTAAACTGGAAATGCTCGCTGGAACCTATCGCTGCAGAATCCTTTAATGATGAAGTGCAATGCAGTCACTTTGGCTTTCCCAGCAATCCACAGGTGCTTCGCAAAGTCGCTATGTTCATCGCCGCAACGCCGAACTGA
- the sohB gene encoding protease SohB: MSKLTGGFLHVSVLNDLYTGMTKALEQKGIKKKEESFSVKELVAQLKASKKPKPTLFVIDFVGDVQATGVDALAREVSAVIDTAKPTDEVLLRLDSPGGVVHGYGQAAAELERLKQANIRLTVAVDQVAASGGYMMACIADRIVAAPLAIVGSIGVIAEMPNIHKLLQKVGIEYEQAVAGEYKRPLSVFTENTSDGREKFTETVQKTHELFRSHVQTHRSIKDFDKVANGHVFYGQEALSKNLVDEIATSESLISQYCRTHKVITLRWMEPVSWADRLGMVAQLTLSHAIDGVTNRLTRLRLG; the protein is encoded by the coding sequence ATGTCAAAGTTAACGGGCGGTTTCCTGCACGTCTCTGTGTTGAATGATTTATACACAGGGATGACCAAGGCCCTGGAGCAAAAGGGAATCAAAAAGAAGGAAGAGTCTTTCTCCGTTAAGGAATTGGTGGCTCAGTTGAAAGCGTCAAAGAAGCCAAAGCCGACATTGTTTGTCATCGATTTTGTCGGGGATGTGCAGGCTACAGGTGTAGATGCGCTGGCCCGGGAAGTGAGTGCGGTGATCGACACCGCGAAACCGACAGATGAAGTTCTCCTGCGTCTGGATAGTCCGGGGGGGGTAGTCCATGGTTATGGCCAGGCTGCTGCAGAGCTTGAGCGCTTGAAGCAGGCTAATATCCGGTTAACCGTGGCGGTAGATCAGGTTGCGGCTTCAGGTGGCTACATGATGGCCTGTATCGCAGATCGTATTGTTGCAGCACCGTTGGCAATCGTGGGGTCTATTGGTGTTATCGCGGAAATGCCCAATATCCATAAGCTGTTGCAGAAAGTGGGGATTGAGTACGAGCAGGCGGTCGCGGGTGAGTACAAAAGACCACTCTCGGTGTTTACCGAGAATACTTCGGATGGCCGTGAAAAATTCACCGAAACCGTGCAGAAAACCCATGAGCTGTTTCGTAGTCATGTTCAAACCCACCGCTCGATCAAAGATTTTGATAAAGTGGCGAACGGCCATGTTTTCTACGGGCAGGAAGCGCTTTCGAAAAATCTGGTGGATGAGATTGCCACCAGTGAAAGCCTGATATCCCAGTACTGTAGGACCCATAAAGTGATCACGTTGCGCTGGATGGAACCTGTAAGCTGGGCTGATCGGTTGGGGATGGTGGCGCAATTAACCCTTTCTCATGCGATAGATGGCGTAACCAATCGCTTGACCCGACTGAGATTGGGTTAA
- a CDS encoding DUF6231 family protein has protein sequence MTGKQTQAINTPKTESTCNNMSADIPNYSDYVLAQIEAISESAPIKPILSWGLALPDEIINTMKARNIEHHHYTCDEALAFLTNSPAVSLALVNHGLQRLTRAQAQSAIGQLRNYVATRILVAIYPELDSPLSFNDWLALGFRKGPTVKLSGRAVATYEYNLVSYNPKREWNNSKNWANPELFDKHRW, from the coding sequence ATGACTGGCAAGCAAACACAGGCCATCAACACACCCAAAACCGAATCAACGTGTAATAATATGTCTGCAGATATCCCGAACTACTCCGATTATGTCCTGGCTCAGATTGAGGCCATATCCGAAAGCGCCCCCATAAAACCGATACTCTCATGGGGGCTCGCACTACCGGATGAAATAATCAATACCATGAAGGCCCGAAACATCGAGCATCATCACTACACCTGCGATGAAGCTCTTGCGTTCCTGACCAACTCGCCTGCGGTATCGCTTGCACTTGTCAATCATGGATTACAGAGATTGACACGCGCACAAGCCCAATCCGCAATTGGCCAACTCAGAAACTACGTTGCAACTCGCATTCTTGTAGCCATCTATCCAGAATTAGACTCTCCACTATCGTTTAACGACTGGCTAGCACTGGGGTTCCGCAAAGGCCCGACAGTTAAACTATCCGGACGGGCTGTAGCAACTTACGAATACAATCTCGTCAGTTACAATCCAAAACGGGAGTGGAACAATTCGAAGAACTGGGCCAATCCCGAGCTTTTTGATAAACACCGCTGGTAA
- a CDS encoding ABC transporter permease, translating into MNYYAIRAIYLFEMARAWRTIWQSIASPVLSTSLYFVVFGAAIGSRMTEIDGISYGAFIIPGLLMLSLLGESISNASFGIYMPKFTGTIYEVLSAPVTAVEIVLGYVGAAATKSIILGVLILITARLFVDYQIEHPFWMVFFLVLTAITFSLFGFIIGVWADGFEKLQIIPLMIVTPLAFLGGSFYSIDMLPPFWQTVTLFNPVVYLISGFRWSFYGVSDVSVGVSLAMILVFLTACLLMIRWIFKTGYRLKS; encoded by the coding sequence ATGAATTATTATGCAATTCGCGCGATATACTTGTTTGAAATGGCGCGCGCCTGGCGAACGATTTGGCAAAGTATCGCCTCCCCGGTGCTGTCCACCTCATTGTATTTTGTTGTATTTGGTGCCGCAATCGGTTCCCGAATGACGGAAATAGACGGAATCAGCTACGGTGCTTTTATTATTCCCGGATTGTTGATGTTGTCTCTGCTTGGGGAGAGCATCTCAAATGCATCTTTTGGAATTTATATGCCCAAATTCACGGGCACGATCTATGAGGTTCTTTCAGCACCGGTCACAGCGGTTGAAATCGTGTTGGGGTATGTCGGGGCAGCCGCAACCAAATCCATTATTCTGGGTGTGCTCATTCTAATTACTGCTCGATTGTTTGTTGATTATCAGATCGAGCATCCGTTCTGGATGGTGTTCTTTCTGGTTCTGACCGCGATTACCTTTAGTCTATTCGGTTTTATTATTGGTGTTTGGGCGGATGGGTTTGAAAAACTGCAAATAATTCCGTTGATGATTGTGACACCCCTGGCTTTTCTAGGGGGGAGTTTTTATTCGATTGATATGCTGCCACCTTTTTGGCAAACGGTTACTCTTTTTAATCCTGTTGTCTATCTGATCAGCGGTTTTCGCTGGAGTTTTTATGGTGTCTCCGATGTCAGTGTAGGAGTTAGTCTGGCCATGATCCTGGTATTTCTTACCGCCTGTCTATTGATGATCCGGTGGATTTTTAAAACAGGTTACCGGCTCAAATCCTGA
- a CDS encoding ABC transporter ATP-binding protein — MSIISVKNLHKTYEGGFQALRNINLNIEEGEIFALLGPNGAGKTTLISVICGIINPTEGDVMADGHNIVGQFREARSKIGLVPQELSTDAFESVWATVNFSRGLFGKPKNPEYVEKVLRDLSLWDKRNNRIMELSGGMKRRVMIAKALSHEPKILFLDEPTAGVDVELRRDMWKMVSGLREQGVTIILTTHYIEEAEEMADRIGVIRKGEILLVEEKATLMERLGNKQLFLQLQQPLSDIPQSLTDMPLILSDDGLQLTYTYDAQHEHTGIAELLRALGDAGIDFKDLRSEQSSLEEIFVDLVRAES; from the coding sequence GTGTCTATCATCTCAGTGAAAAATCTTCATAAAACTTATGAAGGGGGCTTTCAGGCTTTACGGAATATAAACCTGAATATTGAGGAAGGTGAGATTTTTGCCCTCTTGGGGCCCAATGGCGCGGGCAAAACTACGTTAATCAGTGTGATCTGCGGCATCATTAACCCGACCGAAGGGGACGTTATGGCTGATGGTCACAATATCGTCGGTCAGTTCCGTGAAGCGCGAAGTAAAATCGGGCTGGTTCCTCAGGAATTGTCCACTGATGCCTTCGAAAGTGTCTGGGCAACCGTTAATTTCAGTAGAGGCTTATTCGGTAAACCTAAAAATCCAGAATACGTTGAGAAAGTACTTCGTGATTTATCGCTATGGGACAAGCGTAATAACCGTATTATGGAGTTGTCCGGTGGTATGAAGCGTCGGGTCATGATTGCCAAAGCGCTGTCCCATGAGCCCAAAATACTTTTTCTCGATGAACCGACCGCAGGCGTTGATGTTGAATTGCGTCGGGATATGTGGAAGATGGTTTCGGGTCTTCGGGAACAGGGTGTAACCATTATACTAACCACTCACTACATCGAAGAAGCGGAGGAAATGGCAGACCGTATCGGCGTTATCCGTAAAGGTGAAATTCTGCTGGTGGAAGAGAAGGCGACGCTAATGGAACGTCTCGGAAACAAACAGCTGTTTTTACAGCTCCAGCAGCCTTTATCCGACATACCACAATCATTGACCGATATGCCGCTGATACTGTCTGATGATGGCTTACAGCTCACCTATACGTATGATGCGCAGCACGAACACACGGGGATTGCTGAATTGTTGAGAGCCCTGGGCGATGCGGGTATCGATTTCAAAGATCTGCGATCAGAGCAAAGTTCACTGGAAGAAATTTTTGTTGACTTAGTGAGGGCCGAGTCATGA
- a CDS encoding substrate-binding periplasmic protein — protein sequence MPALLAMILFFALSLQTVSAKDLIIGTSFSIPPYVIQESNNGIQIDIIREAFALVGHNVSIFFASNKRSLDYLLNRKIDGMNNMPPNFEGTYYSDAITNFTNVAIALKHRNITVNKIEDLSPYRIVAFQNASKYLGPVFARFAQDENSNYLEVVSQQSQTFLLFSRRTDFIVMEKLIFQYYRAHGSQLLGQKATREQVTFYPLFEPSPRRIGFHDPQLRDQFNAGFRTLEASGRIKTIIETYLKPTE from the coding sequence ATGCCTGCCTTGCTGGCGATGATTCTATTTTTTGCATTGAGTTTACAGACGGTATCCGCAAAGGATTTGATAATCGGAACCAGTTTCTCTATCCCGCCTTATGTTATTCAGGAGTCCAACAATGGTATTCAAATTGATATTATTCGAGAAGCATTTGCTTTAGTTGGGCATAATGTCAGCATTTTTTTCGCATCCAACAAGCGCAGCCTGGACTACTTGCTCAACCGAAAGATTGACGGCATGAACAATATGCCCCCGAACTTTGAGGGCACTTACTATTCTGATGCGATTACCAATTTCACAAATGTGGCTATAGCACTTAAGCACAGAAACATTACAGTCAATAAGATTGAAGACTTGTCCCCTTACCGGATTGTCGCGTTTCAGAACGCATCAAAATACCTCGGCCCGGTGTTTGCCCGCTTCGCACAAGACGAAAACTCGAATTATCTTGAAGTCGTATCCCAACAATCCCAGACCTTTTTATTGTTCAGCCGAAGAACCGATTTCATTGTGATGGAAAAACTCATCTTTCAGTACTATCGTGCACATGGATCCCAACTGCTAGGCCAAAAAGCGACGCGGGAACAGGTAACGTTTTACCCGCTATTTGAACCTTCACCCAGACGGATCGGTTTTCACGACCCCCAGCTGCGGGACCAGTTTAACGCCGGCTTTCGAACGCTGGAAGCAAGCGGACGAATTAAGACCATCATCGAAACGTACTTGAAACCAACAGAGTAA